A DNA window from Acidobacteriota bacterium contains the following coding sequences:
- a CDS encoding nuclear transport factor 2 family protein produces the protein MNNLTELIDGYIAMWNEPDAARRDDLIARIWDENASYVDPVLNGEGHAGIQTMVQGVQEKFPGHRFNRTSEVDTHHNQLRFTWALGAEGAEPIVKGTDFGVLAEDGRLQSITGFFDQLPAPAKS, from the coding sequence ATGAATAATTTAACCGAATTAATTGATGGCTATATCGCCATGTGGAATGAGCCGGATGCCGCGCGTCGCGATGACCTCATCGCGCGAATTTGGGATGAAAACGCCAGTTATGTTGACCCGGTCTTAAATGGTGAAGGGCATGCGGGCATTCAGACAATGGTGCAAGGGGTTCAGGAAAAATTTCCGGGGCACCGATTCAATCGAACCAGCGAAGTGGATACTCATCATAATCAATTGCGGTTTACCTGGGCTTTAGGTGCAGAGGGCGCTGAACCGATTGTCAAAGGAACGGATTTTGGCGTGCTGGCGGAAGATGGCCGGTTGCAATCCATCACCGGATTTTTCGATCAACTGCCAGCGCCTGCTAAATCTTAA
- a CDS encoding DinB family protein, with amino-acid sequence MTMKPVLHSFAYCLDFLREQVADLNPADMIAQPNNLPNHPAWVIGHLTYACQLLGSAIGLTEWLPTDWGKRFGTGSVPMADARLYETKDEALAILGEAQERIHHAVEQMEDSQLDEVFPVESYRDVFPTIRHAITQVLVGHAANHVGQLTIWRRAMGLPAMKRPFE; translated from the coding sequence ATGACAATGAAACCTGTCCTGCATAGTTTTGCCTATTGTCTCGATTTCCTGCGTGAGCAGGTCGCCGACCTTAACCCGGCTGATATGATTGCCCAACCCAATAACCTACCCAATCACCCGGCATGGGTCATCGGTCATCTCACCTATGCCTGTCAACTGTTGGGCAGCGCCATCGGGCTAACTGAATGGTTGCCGACTGATTGGGGCAAGCGTTTCGGTACGGGCAGTGTGCCGATGGCTGATGCCCGCCTTTATGAAACGAAAGACGAAGCTTTGGCAATCCTTGGTGAAGCCCAGGAAAGAATCCATCACGCAGTCGAGCAAATGGAGGATTCGCAATTGGATGAAGTCTTCCCCGTGGAATCGTATCGCGATGTATTTCCAACTATCCGTCACGCGATAACCCAGGTGCTGGTCGGACACGCCGCCAATCACGTTGGACAACTCACCATCTGGCGTCGGGCGATGGGCTTGCCGGCAATGAAGCGACCATTTGAATAA
- a CDS encoding 3-deoxy-7-phosphoheptulonate synthase gives MFPIQDLNVIEIVRLITPKALKAELPITKASIRTVVESRATIQQILRHEDTRLLVVVGPCSIHDERGALEYAERLAKLRNELSDKLYLVMRVYFEKPRTTIGWKGLINDPHLDGTYDIEAGLKKARRLLLDITQMGVPAATEFLDPIVPQYISDLISWVAIGARTTESQTHREMASGLSMPVGFKNATDGSLQVAIDAMHAAQTPHSFLGIDQSGITGVVRTKGNQFGHVVLRGGRARTNYDAKSIADAVAALKKNKLNPSLMVDCSHANANKQHEQQEAVARSVIAQRAAGNLALTGLMIESYLRAGNQPATATNLQYGVSITDACVSWETTERILRYAHKQL, from the coding sequence ATGTTCCCAATTCAAGACCTCAATGTTATCGAAATCGTTCGGCTCATCACTCCCAAAGCCTTAAAAGCGGAGTTGCCGATTACCAAAGCATCCATTCGCACGGTTGTCGAAAGCCGCGCCACCATTCAACAGATTTTACGCCATGAGGACACGCGCCTGCTGGTTGTCGTCGGACCCTGTTCGATTCACGACGAGCGCGGCGCTTTGGAGTATGCCGAAAGACTGGCGAAACTGCGCAATGAATTGAGCGATAAACTCTACCTGGTCATGCGCGTCTATTTTGAAAAGCCGCGCACAACCATTGGTTGGAAAGGATTGATTAATGACCCGCATCTCGATGGCACTTACGATATCGAGGCGGGACTCAAAAAAGCGCGGCGACTGCTACTTGACATCACGCAAATGGGGGTTCCTGCGGCGACGGAATTTCTCGATCCGATTGTTCCGCAATATATCAGTGATTTGATCAGTTGGGTGGCGATTGGCGCGCGCACCACCGAATCACAAACCCATCGAGAGATGGCAAGCGGTCTATCAATGCCGGTTGGGTTCAAAAATGCAACCGACGGCAGCCTGCAAGTGGCGATTGATGCCATGCATGCAGCCCAAACGCCGCATAGTTTCTTAGGCATTGACCAGAGCGGTATCACCGGTGTGGTTCGTACCAAAGGCAATCAATTCGGGCATGTAGTGCTCAGAGGCGGACGGGCGCGCACCAATTACGACGCTAAAAGCATCGCCGATGCCGTTGCCGCTTTGAAAAAAAACAAGCTCAACCCATCGCTGATGGTGGATTGCAGTCACGCCAACGCCAACAAACAACACGAACAGCAGGAAGCGGTGGCGCGTAGCGTGATCGCTCAACGCGCCGCCGGGAATCTGGCATTGACCGGACTCATGATTGAAAGTTATTTGCGGGCAGGGAATCAACCGGCAACGGCTACGAATCTGCAATACGGTGTCAGCATCACCGACGCCTGTGTCAGTTGGGAAACCACAGAGCGCATCCTGCGATACGCGCATAAACAGTTATAA
- a CDS encoding helix-turn-helix transcriptional regulator, producing the protein MLQTQPVGNLLREWRKRRRLSQLDLACEADISTRHLSFVETGRSQPSRDMVLHLAERLDIPLRERNILLIAAGYAPVFSERSLEDPLLHPARKIIDMALAVHEPFPALAIDRHWTLLAANRAIKPFMKASDKALLTPPINVLRLSLHPSGLASRIANFSEWRTHILTRLRHQIDVSSDLVLVDLLHELSGYPIANSAVVENLSLTHDISGIAIPLQFITDDGVLSFLSTTTVFGTPVEITLSEIAIESFFPADTRTADICRQLAAHQD; encoded by the coding sequence ATGCTACAGACGCAACCGGTGGGCAATCTTTTGCGTGAATGGCGCAAGCGTCGGCGACTCAGTCAACTCGACCTCGCCTGTGAAGCCGATATTTCAACCCGTCATTTGAGTTTTGTCGAAACCGGCCGCTCACAACCGAGCCGCGATATGGTTCTGCACCTCGCCGAACGACTCGATATTCCCTTGCGGGAACGTAATATTTTATTAATCGCAGCAGGTTACGCGCCGGTGTTTTCGGAACGTTCACTGGAAGACCCATTGCTTCATCCGGCGCGCAAAATCATCGATATGGCGCTTGCCGTACACGAACCTTTCCCGGCGCTTGCCATTGACCGCCACTGGACACTCCTGGCTGCCAATCGCGCCATCAAACCGTTTATGAAGGCGAGCGATAAGGCTTTGCTCACCCCGCCCATCAACGTTTTGCGCCTCAGTTTGCACCCTTCAGGGCTTGCCTCGCGCATCGCCAATTTTAGCGAATGGCGCACCCACATTCTCACACGATTGCGCCATCAGATTGATGTGAGCAGTGACCTCGTACTGGTAGATTTATTACATGAACTTTCCGGTTATCCGATAGCGAATTCTGCCGTCGTTGAAAACCTGTCGCTAACGCATGACATTTCGGGAATCGCCATCCCGCTGCAATTCATCACCGATGACGGCGTGCTCTCTTTTCTCAGTACCACCACGGTTTTCGGAACGCCGGTTGAAATTACGCTTTCGGAAATCGCCATCGAATCCTTTTTTCCTGCTGATACCCGAACCGCCGACATCTGTCGCCAATTAGCCGCGCATCAAGATTAG
- the nuoD gene encoding NADH dehydrogenase (quinone) subunit D, with product MATESTVSDSIITTTVSAVANWGRKYSLFPMPFGTACCAIEYMSVVSSHYDVARFGAEVVRFSPRQADLLMVMGTITDKMGPVLKKIYDQMPEPKWVISMGACATSGGFYRAYHVMQGIDEIIPVDVYIPGCPPTPEALLQAIVMIQNIVQKEKEFGVDHNARAELREKMRKEVTVSSPKPLLLAEQQAREALRLVQITREPAALKNPIIEAVEGKFKDQILDVNDFRGDLAITLRPEKIVEVARTLKEDPTTKLDLLSTVCGVDYLGYPEKSPDERFNVVYHLYSIDHGHRLRLKVPLAENHPEVDSISSVYKTANWHERETYDMFGIRFRNHPDLRRIYCHEEFIGHPLRKDHEPGARTLLSRDYKLPIEYLSEWGDDEKHDRISGEPNIVNIGPSHPATHGTLRIVARLDGEKIVDADAEIGYLHRCFEKMSETHQWNQVIPYTDRLNYCSSFLNNVGYVLAVEKLLGIEVPKRVQYIRVILGELSRIMDHMVCVGTNLVDLGAITNFWYAFEPREEIYDLLEMTAGVRMMVSYVRVGGLAAELPKDFVPRCREVLKRIPKYIDDIHKLNTYSRLFKQRSVGITAISKEEAIDWGFTGPCLRAAGVPYDIRQNHPYSSYDDFDFEVPVGNNGDMYDRYLVRMEEMKQSLRIIEQALENLPEGPFQVDDRRITLPPKKGVYTNIEDLMNHFKLVMHGIQPPPGEVYGYTEAGNGELGFYVVSDGSMRPWRLAARGPCFPLFSAFPHLIKGGLLADAVAALGSINIIAGELDK from the coding sequence ATGGCAACTGAATCAACCGTAAGCGATAGCATTATCACCACAACTGTGAGTGCAGTCGCTAACTGGGGGCGTAAATATTCGCTCTTCCCCATGCCTTTTGGTACAGCCTGTTGCGCGATTGAATATATGTCCGTGGTGTCGTCGCATTATGATGTGGCGCGGTTTGGCGCAGAGGTGGTGCGCTTTTCGCCGAGACAAGCGGATTTATTGATGGTGATGGGCACGATTACCGACAAAATGGGTCCGGTGCTCAAGAAAATCTATGACCAGATGCCCGAACCGAAATGGGTGATTTCGATGGGCGCGTGCGCTACATCAGGCGGCTTCTATCGCGCTTATCATGTCATGCAGGGCATTGATGAAATTATTCCCGTGGATGTTTACATTCCCGGTTGCCCGCCCACTCCCGAAGCCCTGCTCCAAGCCATCGTGATGATTCAAAACATCGTTCAGAAAGAGAAAGAGTTTGGCGTTGACCACAATGCTCGCGCCGAATTGCGCGAAAAGATGCGCAAGGAAGTTACCGTCAGTTCGCCGAAACCTTTGCTGCTTGCCGAACAACAGGCGCGTGAAGCCCTGCGCCTGGTACAAATCACCCGCGAACCTGCGGCTTTGAAAAATCCGATTATTGAAGCCGTCGAAGGCAAATTTAAAGACCAGATACTCGATGTCAATGATTTTCGCGGCGATTTAGCCATCACCCTTCGCCCTGAAAAAATTGTCGAAGTCGCGCGGACATTAAAAGAAGACCCGACCACCAAACTTGATTTGCTGAGCACGGTTTGCGGTGTGGATTATCTGGGCTATCCTGAAAAAAGCCCTGATGAACGCTTCAATGTCGTCTATCACCTCTATTCGATTGACCACGGGCATCGCCTGCGATTGAAAGTGCCGCTTGCCGAAAACCACCCCGAAGTCGATTCGATTTCCTCAGTTTACAAAACCGCGAACTGGCACGAACGCGAAACCTACGATATGTTCGGCATACGCTTTCGCAATCACCCGGATTTGCGAAGGATTTATTGTCACGAAGAGTTCATCGGTCACCCCTTGAGAAAAGACCATGAACCGGGCGCGCGCACCCTGCTTTCCCGCGATTATAAATTGCCGATTGAATATCTGAGCGAATGGGGCGACGACGAAAAGCACGACCGCATCAGTGGCGAACCCAATATCGTCAATATCGGACCGTCGCATCCGGCGACCCACGGAACGCTTCGCATCGTCGCCCGGCTCGATGGCGAAAAGATTGTCGATGCCGATGCGGAAATCGGCTACCTGCATCGCTGTTTCGAGAAGATGTCGGAAACCCATCAATGGAATCAGGTCATTCCCTACACCGACCGTCTGAATTATTGCTCATCATTTTTAAATAACGTCGGTTACGTTCTGGCGGTTGAAAAGCTCCTGGGCATCGAAGTTCCCAAACGTGTGCAATATATTCGCGTCATTTTAGGCGAACTGTCGCGCATCATGGATCACATGGTCTGCGTCGGCACCAATTTGGTTGACCTCGGCGCGATTACCAATTTCTGGTACGCCTTTGAACCCCGCGAGGAGATTTATGATTTGCTGGAAATGACCGCGGGGGTTCGCATGATGGTGAGCTATGTGCGGGTCGGCGGGCTAGCGGCAGAATTGCCGAAAGATTTCGTGCCGCGTTGTCGCGAAGTGCTCAAACGCATTCCGAAATACATTGATGATATTCATAAACTCAATACCTATAGTCGCCTGTTCAAACAGCGTTCAGTCGGCATAACCGCCATCAGCAAGGAAGAGGCGATTGACTGGGGATTCACGGGTCCCTGTCTACGCGCCGCCGGTGTGCCCTATGACATTCGGCAAAATCACCCGTATTCCAGCTATGATGATTTCGATTTCGAGGTGCCCGTAGGCAACAACGGCGATATGTATGATCGTTACCTTGTGCGCATGGAAGAGATGAAACAGAGCCTTCGCATTATCGAGCAGGCTTTAGAGAATTTACCCGAAGGACCCTTTCAAGTGGATGACCGGCGCATCACGCTGCCGCCGAAAAAAGGAGTGTACACCAATATCGAAGACCTGATGAATCACTTCAAACTGGTGATGCATGGCATTCAACCGCCGCCGGGCGAAGTTTATGGATATACTGAGGCAGGCAACGGCGAACTCGGATTTTATGTGGTCTCGGATGGTTCGATGCGACCCTGGCGTCTGGCTGCGCGTGGCCCATGTTTTCCGCTGTTTTCGGCATTTCCGCATTTGATTAAAGGCGGGTTGCTCGCCGATGCGGTGGCGGCGCTTGGCAGTATCAACATCATCGCCGGAGAGTTGGATAAATAG
- a CDS encoding NAD(P)H-dependent oxidoreductase subunit E: protein MSEIQFSEDAKQRYEQIVKRYPEKRAALIPVLILAQKEFGWISDAVAEYVGSLMGYPPSDVLSVASFYTMLHKKPVGKFHLDVCRTVSCWLMGVYPCVDELKKIIGVESEEITEDGMFSWAFTECLGSCGTAPAMQVGDRYFENLTPERMGEIIEQLKTEAANGKK, encoded by the coding sequence ATGAGCGAAATACAATTTAGTGAAGATGCCAAACAACGCTACGAACAGATAGTCAAGCGTTACCCGGAAAAACGCGCGGCTTTAATTCCGGTGCTGATTCTCGCGCAAAAAGAGTTCGGCTGGATTTCCGATGCCGTCGCTGAATATGTCGGCTCCTTGATGGGTTACCCGCCATCAGATGTGTTAAGTGTGGCATCATTTTACACCATGCTGCATAAAAAGCCGGTCGGGAAATTCCACCTGGATGTTTGCCGAACCGTGAGTTGCTGGCTGATGGGCGTCTATCCTTGCGTTGATGAACTCAAAAAAATCATCGGCGTTGAGTCCGAAGAAATTACCGAGGACGGCATGTTCAGTTGGGCATTTACCGAATGCCTGGGGTCTTGCGGCACCGCTCCGGCGATGCAGGTGGGTGATCGTTATTTTGAAAACCTCACGCCTGAGCGCATGGGCGAAATCATCGAACAGTTGAAAACCGAAGCCGCCAACGGCAAGAAATAA
- a CDS encoding DUF5678 domain-containing protein — protein sequence MSSVVTDLTPEVLDCTKEMEWLKAHRAEYAGQWVALDGEHLIAHGTNSQAVREAARRSGIRLPLIVQVESDDLPFGGW from the coding sequence ATGTCTTCAGTCGTTACCGATTTAACCCCTGAAGTCCTTGATTGCACCAAAGAGATGGAATGGTTGAAAGCCCATCGTGCTGAATATGCCGGTCAATGGGTTGCTCTGGATGGCGAACACTTGATCGCTCATGGAACGAATTCACAAGCAGTGCGCGAGGCGGCTCGTCGATCAGGAATTCGCTTGCCACTTATTGTGCAAGTCGAGAGCGATGATTTGCCCTTCGGAGGCTGGTAA
- the nuoF gene encoding NADH-quinone oxidoreductase subunit NuoF: MNQQILLANIDKPEQNRLEKYKERGGYRALEKALQMEPLAIQEEVKTSGLRGRGGAGFPTGMKWSFVPRNTGKPIYLLCNADESEPGTFKDRELMIKDPHLLIEGMAIACLALSCNLSYIYIRGEYEFVGKVVQEALDEAYAAGILGPSVMGKDVALDLYIHYGQGAYICGEETSLIESLEGYRGYPRIKPPFPAVSGFLASPTVVNNVETLAALPWILNNGGATYAAMGTEKSKGTKLFSVSGHINKPGVYEVELGYPLMDFINNECGGVRTGHTLKAVIPGGSSVPVLRAEECEGVLLDYESLMKAGTMLGSGGMIVFDETVSMPRALSVIADFYAHESCGQCTPCREGTGWASKILRKIVRGEGKKADINLLLKITDMMEGKTICPLADADVMPIRSFLTKFRGEFEAMCAD, translated from the coding sequence ATGAATCAACAAATTTTACTGGCAAATATCGATAAGCCTGAACAAAACCGGCTTGAAAAATATAAAGAGCGCGGCGGCTACAGGGCTTTGGAAAAAGCCCTGCAAATGGAACCGCTGGCAATTCAGGAAGAGGTCAAAACCAGCGGGCTTCGCGGACGCGGCGGCGCGGGATTTCCTACGGGAATGAAATGGAGTTTCGTGCCGCGCAATACCGGCAAACCAATCTATCTGCTCTGCAACGCCGACGAAAGCGAACCCGGCACCTTTAAAGACCGCGAGTTGATGATTAAAGACCCGCACCTGTTGATTGAAGGGATGGCGATTGCCTGTTTGGCACTGAGTTGCAATCTCTCTTACATCTACATTCGCGGCGAATATGAATTCGTCGGCAAAGTGGTTCAGGAAGCCCTGGATGAAGCCTACGCCGCAGGCATTCTCGGTCCATCGGTAATGGGCAAAGATGTCGCGCTTGACCTTTATATTCACTATGGACAGGGCGCGTACATCTGCGGCGAAGAGACTTCGTTGATTGAATCTTTGGAAGGTTATCGCGGCTACCCCCGCATCAAGCCGCCATTCCCTGCGGTGAGCGGATTTTTAGCATCGCCAACCGTCGTCAATAACGTCGAGACGCTTGCCGCGCTTCCCTGGATTCTCAACAACGGCGGCGCGACTTATGCGGCGATGGGAACCGAAAAGAGTAAGGGCACGAAACTCTTTTCCGTATCCGGTCACATCAATAAGCCCGGCGTTTATGAAGTCGAACTCGGCTATCCGTTGATGGATTTTATTAATAACGAATGCGGCGGCGTCAGAACCGGACATACACTCAAAGCCGTCATTCCCGGCGGTTCATCGGTTCCGGTCTTACGCGCCGAAGAATGCGAAGGCGTGCTACTCGATTATGAATCGTTGATGAAAGCCGGAACCATGTTGGGGTCAGGCGGCATGATTGTTTTCGATGAAACCGTGAGTATGCCGCGCGCCCTATCGGTGATTGCCGATTTTTATGCGCACGAATCCTGCGGGCAATGCACGCCTTGTCGCGAAGGAACCGGCTGGGCATCAAAAATTCTTCGCAAAATCGTGCGCGGCGAAGGCAAAAAAGCGGACATCAATCTGTTACTAAAAATCACCGATATGATGGAAGGCAAAACCATCTGTCCGCTGGCTGACGCCGATGTGATGCCGATTCGCAGTTTCTTAACCAAGTTTCGCGGCGAATTTGAAGCGATGTGTGCTGATTGA
- a CDS encoding type II toxin-antitoxin system HicB family antitoxin gives MRQIKILIEKHADGYVAYSLGLKGIVVGEGDTYEEALADVQSAIRFHIECFGADAREPRCWNETLGVN, from the coding sequence ATGAGACAAATCAAAATTCTTATTGAAAAGCATGCAGACGGATATGTAGCGTACTCGCTCGGGCTCAAAGGCATAGTCGTCGGCGAAGGCGACACTTATGAAGAGGCGCTCGCGGATGTTCAGTCAGCGATTCGCTTTCATATTGAATGTTTTGGCGCGGATGCAAGAGAGCCGCGCTGCTGGAATGAAACTTTGGGTGTTAATTAA
- a CDS encoding molybdopterin-dependent oxidoreductase, with translation MPKITINEQEIDAKDGQTIIQAAHEHGIDIPHYCYHQDLPIDGNCRMCLVEVEKMPKLTPSCATVCSEGMKVTTNNERVKMAVRGVLEFLLINHPVDCPVCDQAGECRLQDYYMVYGLHTSEIPMDMKVHKLKAVDLGQMVMLDQERCILCSRCIRFFEHVTGTGELQFFGRGDHTVIGTLDNRRLDNPYSGNVVDLCPVGALTSHDFRFKCRVWFLHSTDSVCNGCSTGCNIRIDHRDGTIFRTLPRRNAEVNKSWLCDEGRLSFHNLSDGERIVRPKIKGEDGMQAPARWEEALRAIDINLKDCKAAFGANAVIGFASPSATNEALYLFKKYLGEQIGTTHFEFRLDSEDKKVTEKEDDILRHLDKHSNSMGALKLGLANESFGGIKGAIDAAKSGKLKAGVIVYFKPLVRRDSDVIEEAQLAEFIKALAYSVVFTTHQTDWLANANVVLPVAAWSEEEGTYTNFQGRVQYAGKAIRPQGDAIALWEALAELLNVSGDTRVWMSPDEIFTAITETIPAFAGINYQEMRWNGAETK, from the coding sequence ATGCCAAAGATAACTATTAATGAACAGGAAATTGACGCGAAAGACGGTCAAACGATTATTCAAGCCGCCCACGAACACGGCATAGACATCCCGCATTACTGCTACCATCAGGATTTGCCGATTGACGGCAATTGCCGCATGTGTCTCGTCGAAGTGGAAAAAATGCCCAAGCTCACGCCGTCATGCGCCACCGTTTGTTCGGAAGGCATGAAGGTCACGACCAACAACGAGCGCGTGAAGATGGCGGTGCGCGGCGTTTTGGAATTTTTGCTCATCAATCATCCGGTAGATTGCCCGGTGTGTGATCAGGCGGGCGAGTGTCGCTTGCAGGATTACTATATGGTTTATGGTCTGCACACCAGCGAAATCCCTATGGATATGAAAGTCCATAAACTCAAAGCGGTGGATTTAGGTCAGATGGTCATGCTTGACCAGGAACGCTGCATTTTGTGTTCACGCTGCATACGCTTTTTTGAACATGTGACCGGAACCGGCGAATTGCAATTTTTCGGACGCGGCGACCATACTGTCATTGGCACGCTTGATAACCGCCGGCTTGATAACCCCTATTCGGGCAATGTGGTTGACCTCTGTCCGGTGGGCGCGCTCACCTCGCATGACTTTCGCTTCAAATGCCGCGTCTGGTTTTTGCATAGCACGGACTCTGTGTGTAACGGCTGTTCGACCGGTTGCAACATCCGTATTGACCATCGCGATGGCACCATTTTCCGCACCCTTCCCCGCCGCAATGCTGAGGTCAACAAAAGTTGGCTTTGTGATGAAGGGCGTTTGAGTTTCCATAATCTAAGCGATGGTGAACGCATCGTCCGTCCGAAAATCAAAGGCGAAGACGGTATGCAAGCGCCCGCGCGTTGGGAAGAAGCACTCAGAGCTATCGATATAAATTTGAAGGATTGTAAAGCGGCATTCGGCGCCAATGCGGTTATCGGTTTCGCATCGCCTTCGGCAACCAACGAAGCGTTGTATCTATTCAAAAAATATCTTGGCGAACAGATTGGCACGACCCATTTTGAATTCCGTCTGGATTCGGAAGATAAAAAAGTCACCGAAAAAGAGGACGACATTTTGCGCCACCTCGATAAGCATTCCAATTCGATGGGCGCATTAAAACTCGGACTTGCGAATGAGAGTTTTGGCGGTATTAAAGGGGCGATTGACGCGGCAAAATCCGGTAAGCTTAAAGCCGGGGTGATTGTTTATTTCAAACCGCTGGTTCGTCGCGATAGTGATGTCATCGAAGAAGCGCAGCTTGCCGAATTCATCAAGGCGCTCGCCTATTCGGTGGTCTTCACCACTCACCAGACCGACTGGCTGGCAAACGCCAATGTCGTATTACCGGTCGCGGCGTGGTCGGAAGAGGAAGGAACCTACACCAATTTTCAAGGTCGCGTACAATATGCCGGTAAAGCGATTCGTCCGCAAGGCGATGCCATCGCCTTATGGGAAGCACTTGCAGAGTTATTAAATGTTTCAGGCGACACGCGGGTGTGGATGTCGCCGGATGAAATTTTTACCGCAATCACCGAAACCATTCCGGCATTTGCGGGTATCAATTACCAAGAGATGCGCTGGAATGGCGCGGAAACAAAATAG
- a CDS encoding NADH-quinone oxidoreductase subunit I, whose translation MKKAAKIIKVTDLAEKESSFAKEVLAPLSGMKLTITRMAENLTGKIAPTINYPEERRSYSDRYRGAHILTAREDGTPRCVACYMCATACPADCIYIEAKEHPNPLIEKQAARFEIDMLRCVFCGFCVDACPEEAIIMSRESEISAFTRGETLWDLTKLMKRPELPEFGLGYRPNEKLVESQLAFEPKAKKPKTMAGRVTLKEDVEMIPNITFNASEPQ comes from the coding sequence ATGAAAAAAGCTGCAAAAATCATCAAGGTTACGGATTTGGCGGAAAAGGAGTCCTCGTTTGCCAAAGAGGTTCTCGCGCCGCTATCGGGTATGAAACTAACCATCACACGCATGGCAGAAAATCTCACAGGCAAAATTGCGCCAACGATTAATTATCCCGAAGAACGCCGTTCCTATTCAGACCGTTATCGCGGTGCCCATATTTTGACGGCGCGCGAAGACGGGACGCCGCGTTGCGTTGCCTGTTATATGTGCGCGACCGCATGTCCTGCCGATTGCATTTACATCGAAGCCAAAGAGCATCCCAATCCTTTGATTGAAAAGCAGGCGGCGCGTTTTGAAATCGATATGTTGCGTTGTGTATTTTGCGGTTTCTGCGTGGATGCCTGTCCCGAAGAGGCGATTATTATGAGCCGTGAATCGGAAATTTCGGCGTTCACACGCGGCGAAACACTTTGGGATTTGACCAAGTTGATGAAACGACCTGAGCTGCCGGAATTTGGTCTCGGGTATCGCCCGAATGAAAAGCTTGTGGAAAGCCAACTGGCATTTGAACCGAAGGCGAAAAAACCGAAAACCATGGCGGGGCGCGTGACCTTGAAAGAAGATGTTGAGATGATTCCCAACATCACCTTCAATGCCAGCGAACCCCAATGA